One genomic window of Nicotiana sylvestris chromosome 10, ASM39365v2, whole genome shotgun sequence includes the following:
- the LOC138880027 gene encoding uncharacterized protein has translation MWEKERDEDDGPPTWEEFEEAFMAKFTPKEDKEAKATKFEQLKQGNKSVQEYYMKFIKLAKHASHMVKTEKVKISRQQKREEKEHNKKARIAGRFNGTSSGGGRYSYNKESLAPAQSSHQSGGGSSFRRQCKLGFHGCYHCGYIGHIKTNCPKLQRNFSGGSTRPSSSSATAVAPPQAVVLIIRPGTGQAEVQIELLGEGDNPVCSTFSYVTPYFAINLGLEPEQLSEPFLVSTPVGESVKVTRVYRGCIVSVQGHNIKADLIELEMVDFDVIMGMDWLSSCYAMLDCHAKIVRFQFPNEEVLEWKGSLALPVGKFISYLKAQRMIGKGCLAYLSHIINPESEPPALESVSVVREFPEVFPDDLPGLPPERIIDFGIDPMSGTQPISIPPYRMAPTELNELRE, from the exons atgtgggaaaaggaaagagatgaagatgatggtccacctacttgggaagaatttgaagaggccTTCATGGCTAAATTTACCCCGAAAGAGGATAAGGAAGCTAAGGCTACAAAATTCGAACAGctcaagcaagggaataaaagtgTGCAAGAGTACTACATGAAATTCATAAAGTTAGCTAAGCATGCTTCTCACATGGTTAAGACAGAAAAAGTAAAGATTAGCAG ACaacaaaagagagaagaaaaagagcataACAAGAAAGCCCGGATAGCGGGTAGGTTTAATGGTACATCCAGTGGAGGTGGAAGGTATTCCTATAATAAGGAGTCATTAGCACCAGCTCAGTCCAGTCACCAGTCAGGTGGTGGGTCTTCTTTCAGAC GTCAGTGTAAGCTCGGGTTTCATGGTTGTTATCATTGTGGATACATTGGTCATATAAAGACCAACTGCCCAAAGTTGCAACGTAATTTCAGTGGTGGATCAACTCGTCCTTCTAGTTCCTCAGCTACTGCAGTTGCACCACCTCAAGCTGTTGTTCTTATAATCAGACCGGGCACGGGGCAGGCAGAGGTGCAGATCGAGTTACTCGGGGAGGGGGACAACCCCGTTT gttcaacgttttcatatgtgactccatactttgcaattaaccTCGGACTAGAACCTGAACAACTTAGTGAGCCATTCCTAGTATCTACTCCAGTTGGCGAGTCAGTGAAAGTCACAAGAGTCTATAGAGGTTGTATAGTTTCAGTCCAAGGTCACAACATCAAAGCTGATCTCATAGAGttagaaatggtggattttgatgtgatcatgggtatggattggttgtcttcctgctatgccatgttagattgtcatgccaagatagttaggttccaatttccaaatgaagaagtcttagagtggaagggtagttTAGCATTGCCtgtaggtaagtttatttcttaccttaaggcacaACGAATGATCGGTAAGGGGTGTCTCGCCTATTTGTCTCACATCATTAATccagaatcagaaccaccagcTCTTGAGTCTGTGTCAGTTGTTAGAGAATTTCCAGAAGTTTTCCCAGATGACCTTCCTGGACTTCCTCCTGAAAGAATCATAGACTTTGGCATTGATCCCATGTCAGGCACGCAGCCCATATCTATACCTCCTTATAGGATGGCTCCAACAGAACTTAATGAGTTGAGAGAATAG